In the genome of Carnobacterium viridans, one region contains:
- a CDS encoding aldo/keto reductase — translation METVMLANGIQMPILGYGVYQVNDLEECERVVSEAIEVGYRSIDTAQAYGNESAVGNAVKKSGIPREDFFITTKVWISNAGYEKAKASIEESMEKLQTDYLDLVLIHQPFNDYYGTYRAMEEYYREGKIKAIGVSNFYPDRFIDIAEFSEIQPMVNQVETHVFNQQVEAQSIMEEYNTQIESWGPFAEGKNDFFNNETLKKIGENYGKSVAQVALRYLIQRNIVVIPKTVTKERMIQNFDVFNFSLTDEEMATILGLNQKESLFFSHYDPETVKFLTGLGKSK, via the coding sequence ATGGAAACAGTTATGTTAGCGAATGGTATACAAATGCCAATTTTAGGTTATGGAGTGTATCAAGTAAATGATCTTGAAGAATGTGAACGTGTGGTAAGTGAAGCCATTGAGGTAGGGTATCGTTCGATTGATACCGCACAAGCCTACGGGAATGAATCCGCAGTTGGAAATGCTGTGAAGAAGAGTGGGATTCCTCGTGAAGACTTTTTTATCACAACAAAAGTTTGGATCTCAAATGCAGGATATGAAAAAGCAAAAGCTTCCATCGAAGAGTCTATGGAAAAATTGCAAACGGATTATTTGGATTTGGTTTTGATCCACCAACCGTTTAATGATTACTACGGAACTTATCGTGCGATGGAGGAATATTATAGAGAAGGAAAAATAAAAGCCATTGGAGTCAGCAATTTTTATCCGGACCGTTTTATTGATATTGCGGAGTTCAGCGAAATTCAGCCTATGGTAAATCAAGTCGAAACGCACGTATTTAACCAACAAGTAGAAGCTCAAAGTATTATGGAAGAATACAATACTCAAATTGAATCATGGGGACCATTCGCTGAAGGTAAAAATGACTTCTTTAACAATGAAACATTGAAAAAAATCGGTGAGAACTATGGCAAGTCTGTAGCACAAGTTGCTTTACGTTATTTGATTCAACGGAATATTGTGGTGATTCCTAAAACAGTAACAAAGGAACGTATGATCCAAAATTTTGATGTCTTTAACTTTTCATTGACGGATGAAGAGATGGCAACGATTCTAGGATTAAACCAAAAAGAAAGTTTGTTTTTCTCTCATTACGATCCAGAGACCGTTAAATTTTTAACAGGCTTAGGGAAAAGCAAATAA